The sequence agggtgagggtgagggtgagggtgaagGGCGAGGGTGAGGGCGAGGGTGAAGGCGAGGGCAGGGACCGGGACCTGAACCTGGACCTGAACTGGACTGGACCTGAACCTGGACCTGAACTGGACTGGACCTGAACCTGAACTGGACTAGACAAGGACGAAGACAAGGCTGTCACGAGTCCATGCAGTCCGACTGCTGCCGCGTCAACGGGACAGATGACAGGTGGTGGGTGAGGCCATCCGTGACATGGCTCGGCCCTCGCACGGGACAGCTTCCGCACtgaccagcaccaccaccgcgTTCCCGTCGGTGGTCCCAAGTCTCTAAAAAGTCGTCACCAAGCCCGTCCCATCCCATCCCACCCACCGCCTCCTCCCGCTCTCCCCCCTCCCCCCCTCCCCCGCACGTCCACCCAGCCAGCCACACACTCGCGCCCCCACAATGTCGCAGCAGTCCGCGGTCAAGACATCGACCCTTGTCGCCATCAGCGTCGGCACCGTCGTCACCGGCCTGCTCGCGTACGCCGTCTACTTCGACAACAAGCGCCGCAACGACCCCGAGTTCCGCAAGGCCCTGAAGAAGGAGAGCAAGCGCATCCAGCGCGCCGCCAAGGAAGAGGCCGAGCACCAGGGCGCCGAGCAGAAAAAGGCCATCCGCGACGCCGTCGCCCTGGCCAACGAGGAGGGCTTCCCCAAGGACCCGGAGGAGGTCGAGGCCTACTTCATGCAGGAGGTTGCCCAGGGTGAGGGCATGGTGCAGAAGGGTGCGTTGCGACATGCAGACAAAAACACGCCTCCCTCTGGCTGACTCCCACCAGGCGCAGACAACGTCGAGGCCGCCCTGTGCTTCTACCGCGCCCTCAAGGTCTACCCCAACCCGCGGGAGCTGATCAACATCTACGACAAGACCGTGCCCAAGGTACGTAGCGCTCCATTTC is a genomic window of Ascochyta rabiei chromosome 16, complete sequence containing:
- a CDS encoding mitochondrial import receptor subunit tom20; protein product: MSQQSAVKTSTLVAISVGTVVTGLLAYAVYFDNKRRNDPEFRKALKKESKRIQRAAKEEAEHQGAEQKKAIRDAVALANEEGFPKDPEEVEAYFMQEVAQGEGMVQKGADNVEAALCFYRALKVYPNPRELINIYDKTVPKPVLDILAEMIAVDTSIPVGGSKTPSESGSAGDLE